CATAACCACCCATGCCACCATACGCAGTGCCACGCAAATGCACTTCACCTGTCAGGCGTTGCATTTGTGGACCACCATAGATTTGGAAGTTTTTGTTTTCACCCAATTTGGCACCAAGTAATAATGTGGCGTTTTGGGTGCGGATTTCTACGTTGGTGCCTTCGTCTTTTTGTTCTTCGGCAGTAGATGCGACATTTAACGCACTGCCTAAGTTGCGAGCAGTGGTTACAGTGCTAGCAAGCTGTGCTTGTAGTGCGGTAGTATCGCCACCAGCTGCTGCAGTTTGTGCGATGGCATTTTGTAACTGAGCAATACCAGCTTGGGCTTGTGCAAATCGTGCTTGGGCAGTTGCCACATTAGGAGCAAGACCACCAGTTAAAGCATTAACTGTTGCATCTGCCCCTTGGCTAACAAAGTTATTGCTACCACCATACTGTACCGCCGCACCCCATGGCTCATCATAAAGTACGCCCACACTAAACGTGTCATTAATGTCCGCTTTCACACCAAAACGCCCAAAATCATAGGCTTCGGCAATGTCAGAGATTGAGTTGTCAGAGATGTCCTTGCCTGACACATCCGCATCAATATAAGTATAGACCACTTCGCCATAAGTGCCATCTTGTAAAAATGCCGTGATGTCCTGCCCTGAACGGTCAAGACCTGCTGCATCTGCCACGCCAACTGCACTGATGGACGCAATCGCTACTGCTAAGTGTTTGTAGTTAAACATAGAACCACTCCGATTTATTACCATAAAATTTCCGTATGTCGCACATACACCTAGAAATCCTGCCAAAACATCCATACAACTGTTTTTACAATCGTATAACAAACGTTTTAACAAATGTTTCATTGCTACATATTAAAACAAAATAACTCATAAAGCAATAGCAAAAACCGCACAAAATCCCCATTTTTTGGCATTTCATCAAAAATTTGTAAATATGGATAAATGATTACAAATAATAATTATTATTATAAATTAAATACTGTTTTTTGTTTTATCCACTCAATAATGCGGTGGTCTGTCTGCCAATAAATCAAACGGAGCAATGCCGTCATCATCACGACTTTCTAAGAATTTATACAAAAGTTTTAATTGGTCTTGCAAGTCTTTTAACGTCTTATCCTGCTGGGCAATAACGTCATTTAGTGTATCTACCGTATTTTCAAGATAGGCGATTTTGATTTGTAAGTCAGTAATATCAGCGTGGGTGCCTGTCATTTTATTTTCCCCTTTAAGGTGTAAATTTGCTATAATTGGCACATTTTATCATTGAAAAGCAGGTAGTGGTATAAAAAGTATGCCAAACTAGGTTTTCCGTTCGCCCTTGTATCAACCCAACACCAAACCTAGATTATCTGCTAGAATGTTGTTGGGTTATACAAGCAAAGAGAACACGGGTTCGCCCTTAGTGTCTTAACACTGGTGCTCAGATGGTGTCCTTTGCTTGTCATCTTAACTCTGAATGGTATCTAAGTGCGTTTATTAAAACAGACACTGCATAAACAAGGCAAGAGACAGATGATACACTATATTGGCATAGACATCAGCAAAGCAAAGTTTGATGTTGCATTTATAAACCCAAGCACAAATAAAGTAAAAACCAAGGTTTTTAACAACAACAAAGCAGGCTTTGATTTACTGCTTGCTTGGTTAAAAACCAATGTCAGCAATCATCTTGATGAGCTACACATCATCCTAGAAGCAACAGGGGTTTATCATGAACACCTAAGTGAGTTTCTTGATGATAATAATATCAAGCAAAGCATTGTCAATCCTAACTATGTCCGCAAATTTGCAGACAGTTTGGGGGTAATCCATAAAACTGATAAAAAAGACAGCATTATTTTATCAAGGTATGGTTATAGCCACAAGCCTGAGGTTTGGGTAGCACCTAGCATTGAAGCCAAACAGCTAAAAGCTCTATTGGCTCGCTTAGAAGCACTCAAAGAAGATTTGCAACGAGAGCAAAACCGACAAGAGTTGCTCTTATCACCCAATCTGCCCGATTTGGTTAAAGCATCCATGCAAACAGTCATCAATGTCCTTCAAGAGGAAATTGCCAAACTCACCAAAGACATTGATGACTTTGTTGACAAACAACCAAGTTTAAAGCAAGACAAAACCTTACTTGAAACCATTGACGGCATTGGTTCTGTTATTGCCAAAGAAGTGGTATGCTTAATACATACCAAACAATTTAAAAAAGCCTCACAGATGGCTTCGTTTTTAGGCTTAATACCCAAACAAAGACAGTCAGGTGTCTTTAAGGGAGCAACCAAACTGTCCAAACAAGGGCAAGTCTCTTTGCGTGCTAAGCTGTATATGTCTGCAATGAGTGCCATTCGTTATAATAGCACCATTAAGGCATTTTATGAACGATTACAACAAAACGGTAAAACCAAAATGCAAGCCTTATGTGCTTGTATGCGTAAATTGGTACATATCTGTTTTGGTGTTATCAAAACCCAAACATCCTTTGAGCAACAAGTATCTTTAAGTTAGTTTGTAAGATACTAGATACCAGATACTTAAAAAACCATTGACTTAGGTGGGGTATCATGGTATCTGAGCCATGCCTGCGGGTGAAAGAAAACCTTTTCATGGTTCGACAAGCTCACCACGAACGGTTTTCTTAATAACATATTTTTAAACCAAAACCAAAAATCCGTATTGAAAATAAATTATGGCACTCATTCATCTAAAAAATATCTCTCTTGCCTTTGGCGTTGCCCCTGTCTTAGACCACGTTAATTTTAGCCTTGATGTGGGCGAGCGGGTGTGTCTGATTGGGCGAAATGGCGAAGGTAAATCCACACTCTTTAAGCTCATTGACGGCACACAAAGCCCCGATGACGGCGAGATTATCATTGCAGACGGTATCAAGATTGCCATGCTTGCCCAAGACGTGCCAAGCGATGACGGCACCTTGCTTGACATTGTCATGAATGGCGATGAAAAAGTGGCAACCCTGCTTCGCCAATACCACGACCTATCGGACAAATGCGGAACGGGCGACATGACCGCCTGCGAGCGTATGACGGACGTGCAACATGAGATTGACGCTTTGCATGGCTGGGAGCTAGAACGAAACGCTCGCACCTTACTTGACAACATGGGGCTAAACCCTACCGACCGCCTTGCCGACTTATCGGGCGGACGAAAAAGACGGGTTTTGCTCGCTCGGGCATTGGTGGTTAAGCCTGATGTGTTGCTACTTGATGAGCCGACCAACCATTTGGACGTAGAGAGCATTGACTGGCTAGAAAATTACCTGCTCGGGCAAAATTTGACCGTGCTGTTTATCACGCACGATCGCAAATTTGTGGATAATCTTGCCACTCGCATTGTGGAGCTAGACCGTGGCAAACTCTCCACTTATGACGTAACCCAAGGGGTTAAGGGCTATGCTCGCTATCAAGAGTTAAAGGAATTGGAGCTTGCCAGCGAACAAAAATCTTTTGAAGAATTTGACAAAAAACTTGCCCAAGAAGAAGTATGGATTCGCCAAGGCATTAAAGCAAGACGTACTCGTAACGAAGGGCGTGTGCGTGCGTTAAAGGCACTTCGTGAAGAGCGAAAACAACGCCGTGATGTGGTGGGGAGCGTTTCACTCACCCAAAACATATCCGAAAAATCGGGCAAAATCGTCTGTGAAGTCAAGGACTTAACTCTACAATATGACGGCAAAATACTGGTCAAAAACTTCTCAACCCTGCTCATGCGTGGCGACAAAGTCGGCATCATCGGTAATAATGGCGTGGGCAAAACCACCCTAATCCGCACCGTGCTTGGGCTTGATGACTCTGCCAAAGTGGGCGGTACGGTCAAGCTCGGCACAAACCTAAATATCGCCTTTTTTGACCAATTAAAAGACCAATTAGACTTTGATAAATCCGTTGCCGAAAACGTCTCTGAAGGCTCGGACTATGTGGACGTGGGCGGAAGACGCACGCACATTTTGGGGTATTTGCAGGACTTCTTGTTCACGCCAAACCGTGCCAGAACACCTGTCAAAGCCCTATCAGGGGGCGAAAAAGCCCGTGTATTGCTCGCCAAAAATTTGCTAAAACCTGCCAACGTCTTGGTGCTTGATGAGCCGACCAACGACCTTGACATGGCAACGCTTGAACTATTAGAAGAGTTTGTCGCAGGCTTTGACGGCACGATTTTGCTCATCAGCCACGACCGCACCTTTATGGACAACGTGGTAACGCAAACGTGGGTATTTGGCACGGACAAGGACGGTCATGGCGTGATTGATGAATATGTGGGCGGTTATCAAGATTATCTCACTCAAAAAGCCCGCCATGAACCAACCAAGCCCAAAGCGGATAAAGTTGAAAAATCAGAAACAGTCAAAGCTGACAAACCAAAATCCGACACGCCCAAAGCTGAACAAAAACGCAAACTCTCCTATAAAGAACAACGTGAATTAGAAAGCCTACCCAATGAAATTGCCGACCTTGAAAGCGAGCAAAGCGAGCTAAATGACAAACTGGCGGACGGTTCGTTATTTGTCAGTGATTTGGCATTGGCGACCCAATATAGCGAACGACTTGGCGAGATTGATGAGCTTTTAATGGAAAAATTAGAGCGTTGGGATGAATTGGAAAATTTGGTAAAATAAAAAGATTTTCAAGCCTTAGGTTTTCCGTTCGCCCTGAGCTTGTCGAAGGGTGATAGAAAACCGTAGGTTGCCCAAGCTCACCACGAACGGTTTTCTTAGTTTATTTCAAATTCAAAAGCGTATAAGACAAAAACAATGAGCAATAAAAACTGCTGTGGGGGCAATTGCCACACCGACAATCAAACCCCACAATCAAATAACCCACAAATTGACATTAAAAAAATGCCCGATTTGACCGCCACTCACAAACAAACAAGCATGGCGGACAAAGCCCCATTTCAATGGGAATTTTTATTGCCAAAATACTGGGGAATTTGGCTTGCGTTAATGATATTTTTACCGCTTGTTTATTTGCCACTTCGTATCCAGTTTTGGCTTGGCAGAAAAATTGGCGAATTGGCGTATATGCTTATCAAAAGACGGGTCAAAGATACGCTCACGAATTTAACCCTTGCCTTTCCCAATAAAAGCGATGATGAAAAAGTGCTAATCGCCAAACAGGTTTTTGTCAATCAAGGCATTGGTATTTTTGAGACGCTAAACGCATGGTTTCGCCCCAATGTCTTTAAACGCACGTTTAGCATTTCAGGATTACAGCATTTAATCACCGCTCAAAAAGAAAATAAAGCCGTGATATTATTGGGCGGGCATTTTACGACATTAGATTTGGGTGGGCGATTATGTACGCAGTTTTTCCCTGCTGACTGTCTATACCGTAAACAAAATAATCCGCTTTTGGAATGGTTTATCTATAATGGTCGCCGTCATATTTTTGATGAGCAGATTAATAGCCGTGATATGAAAAAACTCATCAGTCGAATTAAAGATAGTAAAGTGATATGGTATAGCCCTGACCAAGATTTTGGCTTGGAGCATGGGGTCATGGCGACATTTTTTGGCGTGCCGTCTGCAACCATTATCGCCCAAAGACGATTTGCCAGCATGAATAAAAAAAATCCGCCTGTGTTTATTGCCTTTGATATGATTCGCCAAACGCCTGACAATATCCCCAAAGGCAAACGCCCGCATTATCATATCAGCCTATCGCCTGTCATTGAAAATTACCCAAGCGATGATGAAGTGGCGGACGCCCAGCGTATTAACGACATCATGGAGCATAGTATCAAAAAGGATATTGCCCAATGGATGTGGTTTCATCGGCGGTTTAAAACGCAGGCGGACGGGACGGATTATTATGGGTGAGTTATTTTAACCAGTTTTCCACTCTTAGTCCGTCCACTCGGTTAAATTCACGTTCGTTATTGGTAACGACAACCAACCCTAAACTTCTGGCGTGTCCTGCTATCATGACATCATACGCCCCAATGGGTGTACCTTGTTTTTCAAGCGTGGCTTTGATGTTGGCGGTTTGAAAACTGGCACGAACATCATAATCCAATACGGTCAGCGTATCAGCAAATACTTCTAAGGCATGAAAGGATTTTTCACGAGACATGGACTTTTCAGCACCGACCGCCAGCTCCATGAGTGTTACGCTACTAATACAGAGCTCGTATTGATGTAGATTAAACCGCTCACGCACAATTTGCGGTTTGTTTTTCATGGCATAAATGCAAATATTGGTGTCAAGCATATAAGTCATCATGGGAAAAGCTCTTCTCGCTCTTGGGGCATGGGTTGTTCCCGTTCACTCATAAAATCATCTGGCACGTCCACATGGTCAAAAAAATAATCCCATGCCGACCCCGCAGGCGACAAGATGCGAGTATTACCCACCACTTTAACATCAACGTGCTTGATGTTATCAGGGAATGCCACGACTTTGGGTAGGCGAACAGCTTGGGTCTGGTTGGTTTTAAAGATACTGGCAACAGTCATAACAATTCCCCTTATGATTGTGTATATTTTAGATATATACATTATAAAATTTCCTGCTTATTTTGTCAAAATGATTTTTGCCAGACTATAAAAAATGATAAAATATAGGGTGTGCTTGCCTTTGGTATTTGCAATAAAAACTGATTAAAGCGAGAAACTTTATCGTATTATAAAAATGTTATCAATGTCAGACATGCCCTATATTTTAAAGAAAATTTTAAAAAAATTTGCTATAATTGACATTCATTTTGACAAGGATAAAACCATGCAACTTACCACAAGAGAATTGGTTGAAAAATTTGGCTCTCATCGCTTGATTGTGCTTGATGATGATGTTTTGGCAGATTTTGACGATGATACCGTGCTTTTATTATCCGCCCAAAAACCAACCAAAAAACCCATTTTGCCAGAAATTGCCAAATACGCCAATTTTTTAAAAAATGATGTTGCCGATGATAATGAAAATATTGACGAGCAAAGCAAACGCATCATGGCAATGCTAAATGCTGATGATAAACGCATTAAGGCAGGTTTATGAAAACCATTAGCATAGACACCAATATTCTTGCCCGTTATTTTTTGGGCGATGATATTGACCAACAAGAAATGGCATTGCAATTATTAAGTAATTATCAATGTTTTGTACCCATAACAGTGATATTAGAATTGGCGTGGGTATTACAATCTTACGATAAATCAAAACTAAGTGTCATTGAAAGTATTTTGATTTTATCAAAATTACCCACGATTATTTTAGAACATAAACAAGCGGTAATTTCTGCAATGCGTTGGGCGATTGAAGGCATGGATATTGCTGATGCCATTCATTTAGCCATTGCCAAACAGTATGATTATTTACCATTAAGCAGTTTTGATAAACGATTTATCAATAAATCAAAAAGCATTGATAATGCACCCATTTGCCAAACCGTCAAAAGTTTGATTGAACAATAATTTAACATTAAGAGAAAATCATGACCGCACCAACCACCAAACGCATTTTAACAGGCATTACCACCACAGGCATTCCCCATTTGGGCAACTATGTCGGAGCGATTCGCCCTGCCATTCAAGCGGTGCAAAACTCCGATGATGACGCCTTTTTCTTTTTGGCGGATTATCATGGGATTATCAAATGTTTTGACCCTGATGAGATTCATCGCTCCACCAAAGCCATTGCCGCCACTTGGATTGCCTGCGGTCTTGACCCCGAGAAAGTTACCTTTTATCGCCAGTCGGACATTCCTGAGATTCCTGAGCTTGCGTGGATTTTAAACTGCTCTTGTGCCAAAGGTCTGATGAACCGAGCCCACGCCTACAAAGCGAGCGTGGATATGAACCTTGCCAAAGAAGACACGGACGCTGACTTTGGTATCAGCATGGGGCTGTTTAGCTATCCTGTGCTGATGAGTGCGGATATTTTGATGTTTAACGCCACGCACGTCCCTGTCGGCAAAGACCAGATTCAGCACATTGAAATGGCACGAGACATTGCAGGGACGTTTAATTTTAAATACAAAGAGCTGTTCACGCTCCCGACTGCCGTAACGGACGAAAACACGCCCCTACTGACAGGGCTTGACGGTCGCAAAATGAGCAAATCCTACGGCAACACCATTCCGCTATTTGGGGACGGCAGTCCCACCATTGACCCGCAAAAGGCACTAAAAAAAGCAATCGGACAAATCGTAACCAACTCCCAAGCCCCCGAAGAACCCAAAAATCCCGATGAATGTAATATTTTTGAGATTTATAAGGCCTTTGCCACGCCTGATGAGATAAATGCCCTTGCCGAGCATTATAGACGTGGTATCGGTTGGGGCGAAGCTAAGGAGATTTTGTTTAACAAGATTGACGGCGAGATTGCTCCCATGCGTGAAAAATACGCTCATCTTATGGCAAATCCTAAGGAGCTTGAAGAGATTTTGCAAATGGGGGCGGTTAAGGCTCGCCGTGTCGCCCAAAAACAGCTCGATAAAACCAGACGTGCGATTGGGATTAAACCGCTTGCGAAGTTGAAATAAATGGATATTTTGCCCATTTTTATCAATTCATTAAAACCACTTTTGTGGTTTTTGCCAATATTTTTCATCATCGCCTTTTTAAAATCACCCTTATTTAAAGGGTGGTTTGGCGAAAAATTGGTAAATATAAAATCAAACAGTACTTTACCAACAGATATTTATCATGATTTTCATGATGTTTTAATTCAAGATGAATTTGGCATTACGCAAATTGACCATATTTATATTTCTAAATTTGGTATTTTTGTGGTGGAAACCAAAAATTATCAAGGTTGGATTTTTGGCAAAGTTCATGATAAAAAATGGGTGCAAAATATTTATGGCAAAAAGCAATTCTTTCAAAATCCATTACATCAAAATTACCGACACATCAAAGCCTTAGAAAAAACTTTAAATTTAACAAATGATTATTTTCATTCTGTTATTGTTTTTGCTGGGAATTGTGAATTAAAAAACTCTTTTCCTGATAATATTTGTTACTTATCAAATTTTACGGATTATATTTTATCCATAAAAGAACCCATACTTCGCCAAGATGAGATAGAGCGTTTAATTCATTTATTAAACATGAAAAGATTGGAAAACAATAAAACCAACAAAAAAGAACATATCAAACATTTAAGGCAAACCCATTAAATGACCGACACCGCCCAACCCGACACCCCCATCCGTATTTTTGATACGCCCGTTTCATCATTGCCTGATGATTTATATATCCCACCCCAAGCATTTGCGATATGGCTTGAACAATTTGCAGGCCCGCTTGATTTTTTGTTGTATTTGGTTAAAAAGAATAATTTTGATTTGACCGAAACCGCCATTTTACCGATTACCGAGCAGTATTTGACCTACATCAAAGAGCTTGATGATACTTATTTTGAACTGGCGGGCGATTATCTGCTCATGGCAAGTACGCTCATTGCCATAAAAAGCGAACTTTTGCTACCCCAACCTGAAATCATAGGCGAAGAGCTGAGCCCCAAAGCACGACTCATCAGACGGCTAGAAGAATATGCCCAAATCAAAGAAGCCAGTCGCCGACTAGACAGTCTCATCCGCCTAGAACGTGATGTGTTTTTGGCATTTGCAAGCCTGCCTAGTAGTGAAGCCATGAAAGCCGAATTGCCAAGCTACTCGCCCCAGATACTCATCAACAGCTTGATTACTATGCAAATCAAGCCTGATTATCAAATGCACCACATCAAGACCGACCCTGTGCCACTGCCTGAGCGTATCGCTAAGATTAGCCTGATGTTAAGCCAACAAGGCTCTGGCACGTTTGCCGAGCTACTCGATGAAACGCAGGGGCGTGTGGGCGTGGTCGTGAGTTTTGTGGCGGTGTTAGAGCTTCTAAAACGGGGGCTGATTGGCTTTGCTGACGGTGATGACGCCCTACTCAAAAGTGAGATAAATGTGGACATCGCCCAGAGTTTTCAGCTTGAAGTCATGGACGCCCCCACGTCCAAAAAAGGCAAGCAAAAAGACCCTTTATTTAACATCAACAACACCGGCTTTGACTTGTCCGAGCAGACTTTATATTGGCTTCATTGATCATTAGGGCGTGTTGAATATTGGTATTTGCAATGAAAAATGAGAAAAATCGCACGTTTTTCAAGGAAAAAACACAGGCTGATAGTCGTTCTATCAGCCAAGTTTTTGACGATGAAAAACAAGATTTAGCCATTTTTCATGCAAAAATTGGTTGAAATTGTCAAATTTTGCCATATCTATAAGAATGTTATAAATGTTCAACACGCCCTAGACAACCGTATGCAAAACAACCAACCCTTATCCACGCTTACACCCAACAGTGATAGCGACAAAATCGCTGATGACATCAAAGACACCCACGCCACTGCCACAGCGTTAAGTCGCTATATTGAAGTGCTACTGCACGCCAGCGAGTCGCCTTTGACGGCAGATGATTTAAAAAAGCATTTGATGATAAGCCAAGATGAATTTGATGTGGCACTGGCGGTGCTAGAAGAGCGTTTGTCGCACAGCGTGCTGACCCTTGCCAAGACCGCCAGTGGCTATCGCTTGCAAATCAAGGACTCGTACAGTCGCATCATTCATCAGGTATTCCCCGAACGCCAAGAGACCCTAAGCCAAGCCCTGTTAGAGACCCTAAGTGTCATCGCTTATAAACAGCCTGTTACTCGCTCGGATATCGAGCATATTCGTGGCGTGAGCGTGTCTAGCCATATCTTACGCCAACTGTTTGATAAGGGTTGGATTATGGAAAAGGGACATAAAGACGTGTTGGGTCGCCCTGCCTTATTGCACACCACCAAGGCGTTTTTGGACGCATTTGGTTTGACTGATTTAAAAGAATTGCCCGAATTGCCTGATTTGGAAAATTTTAAAGTGGACGGCTAGGGCTTATATTAAAATAACTGATTTCATGATATTGGGTTTTTATTAAACCGCTCAATTTACCTTAAATTATTTGATTTTAATTTATTTTAATTTATAATCATTTAATTTCAAAATACACCAATGACAGTAGGTGCGTATGACGCACCAATCAGATTTTTCATTTAAAAGGTGCGCGGTACGCACCTTACTATTATTTGATTTTAATTTTAATTTGGTATTATTAAATTGAGATATGTAGGGGTGAATTGTATTCGCCCAAGTATTTTATTTAAAAAATACATTTTAAAAATTTTAGGTATCTAATTAATCATATTTTCAATTATAAATTTACAACCATTAATATCGCAATTTCCCCTATTGATTTTAAAAATCCCACCCTATCTTTTTCTTTTGCGTTTTATCATCATAAATTTAATCATACGCTCGGAACGACGAAACCATTTTTCCATATGCACATAACTGATTGCCGAGAGAAAAATAATGGTAATCGGCAGAAGCATTGACCAATAGCCATATTTGGCATACAGCCACACCGCCACAAAGCCACCGCCAAAAAATCCCCACCATAACGCACTTTGTAGCACCACTTTGGCAAGACTGACCTTTCGCCCCACAAGCCAATGCCCCACAGTCGCCCCCAAATCGGACGTTACCCCAGTCAGATGCGTGGTACGCACCACCGCCCCATGATAGGTTGCCACCATGGAGTTTTGTAGTCCGCACGCCATGGCGATGAGCATTTGCCCGTAGTCGTTGCCCGATAGATACAGCGACAGACTGCCACAGAGCAGGACAAATTCTAGGTACATGGCATAGCCATAATGACGTTTGATGTGTAGCTCACTGCCCCCGATAATCATGCCACTTAGCACCGAGCCAAGCCAAAACGAGCCCACCGACACAAGCAGTAGCCATAGGTTTTCCCAGTCATGATGAAAAGACGTAACCGCCAGCAGGCTGATGTTGCCCGTAACGTGTGATGCCGAAACGTGAGTAAATCCCATGAGTGCGGTTGTATTCAAAATGCCAGCACTAAATGCCAACACCACCGCCCCACACAGTACCCAAGTGGGAAGTTGGTTTTGCATGACGGATGAATGAGTGATACCAAACCAATTAGTTTACAAAACTTTGGACAAAAATAAAAGCACACAACACAAGACGTGCTTGATTGTGTGCTGTTAAAATGTTACAAAATTTTACAAGACTTAGGCGTGTCTTACTCGGTATCGTCCGCCACCAGTTCTATAAGCTCACTGCTTAGTCCGACAGTATTAAACCCTGCGTCCACAAACAAAATCTCGCCTGTAATACCGCTCGCCCAAGGCGATAGCAGGAATAAAGCGGCGTTACCCACTTCCATTTGATTGACGTTGCGTTGTAAGGGCGTTACTTTTTCGGTAACGTCCAGCATTTTGCGGAATGACTTGATGCCACTGGCGGCAAGCGTACGAATGGGGCCTGCACTAATGGCATTGACACGAATGCCTTCTTTGCCCAGCGAGCTTGCCAAATAACGCACGGACGATTCTAGACTGGCTTTGGCAAGTCCCATGACGTTGTAATTTGGCAATACAGAAATACTGCCTTCATAAGTCAAAGTCAAAAGCGAACCTTGACGTTTGGCAAGCAATTCACGACTGGCTTTGGCAAGTGCCACAAAGCTGTATGAGCTGATGTCGTGAGCGATGGCAAAGCCTTCACGGGTCGTGGCGTCTGTAAAATCACCGTCCAACTGCTCGGCAGGGGCAAAACCAATGGCGTGTACCACACCGTTCACGCCGTCGCCCCAAATGCGAGCTACTTCATCAAAGCATTTGGCAATCTCATCATCCGAGCTAACATCACAAGGCAACACCGCCACCGCCCCAAAGGTCTCGGCCGCCATGTCTACCCGTTTTTTGATTTTGTCGTTGGGGTAAGTCAAAATCAGCTCCGCCCCTTCACGGTGCAAGCACTCGGCAATCGCCCACGCAATCGACAGCTTACTGGCAATGCCCGTTACCACAAATCGTTGACCTTTTAATAACATCAGTCGCTCCACGCATTTAGTTAAAATTGTTGGCATTATACCACAGATTTTGTCAAATGGGGAAAATTTAGGAACGATTGTAAACTTTTAATTAATCGCCATTTATTTGAATTTGGCTATTTTAAAAGGGTAAATTTAAAAAAGCAAAAATTACAACCCATTACCATGACAAAGCACACAAACCATTTGGCAAATCTTGTCTTTTTCGCTATAATATCACGTTTATTTTTATTTGATAATACCATGTGCCAACATTGCGACAGCCACGCCACGCCCGCCTTTTCTTTTGATGTAGAAGCCACCGCCCAGAACTACGCCAATATCATCTCCGCCAGTGGCGAGAACCTAAGCCGTGAAGGACTGCTTGATACGCCCATGCGTGCCGCCAAAGCCTTTCGGGACTTGACGGCAGGCTATCATCAAGACCTGCATACGGTTGCCAATAATGCCATTTTTGCCAGCGATAATGCTGATTTGGTGCTTGTGCAAAACATTGAATTTTATTCATTGTGCGAACATCACATCCTGCCATTTTTTGGCGTGGCACACATCGGCTATCTGCCAAATGGTAAGGTATTGGGCTTATCCAAACTGGCTCGCATTGTTGATATGTATGCCAAACGCCTACAAATCCAAGAAAACTTAACCAAACAAGTCGCCCAAGCCATTCATGAGCTTACGAACTGTCGTGGTGTGGCGGTCGTCATGGACGCAAGCCATATGTGCATGATGATGCGTGGCGTGGGCAAACAACAGTCCACCACCCGCACCACCTGTATGCTTGGGGTGTATGAGACGGACAATCAAGCCAGAAATGAATTTTTGAGCACCATTCCTAAGCGTGTGCCAGCATTTGGCTGATGGTGATCTATTTTAGAATTAGAAATAGGCACGATAAAAAGCCCTTAATGTAGAGTTAAGGGCTTTTTAATTGGGTTAATGATGGGTTAAATGATGTGGATTAACCCAAAAACGCATTATACATCCAAATTTCTTTTTCTTGGGCTTGAACATATTC
This Moraxella sp. K1664 DNA region includes the following protein-coding sequences:
- the trpS gene encoding tryptophan--tRNA ligase; translated protein: MTAPTTKRILTGITTTGIPHLGNYVGAIRPAIQAVQNSDDDAFFFLADYHGIIKCFDPDEIHRSTKAIAATWIACGLDPEKVTFYRQSDIPEIPELAWILNCSCAKGLMNRAHAYKASVDMNLAKEDTDADFGISMGLFSYPVLMSADILMFNATHVPVGKDQIQHIEMARDIAGTFNFKYKELFTLPTAVTDENTPLLTGLDGRKMSKSYGNTIPLFGDGSPTIDPQKALKKAIGQIVTNSQAPEEPKNPDECNIFEIYKAFATPDEINALAEHYRRGIGWGEAKEILFNKIDGEIAPMREKYAHLMANPKELEEILQMGAVKARRVAQKQLDKTRRAIGIKPLAKLK
- a CDS encoding YoaK family protein, with protein sequence MQNQLPTWVLCGAVVLAFSAGILNTTALMGFTHVSASHVTGNISLLAVTSFHHDWENLWLLLVSVGSFWLGSVLSGMIIGGSELHIKRHYGYAMYLEFVLLCGSLSLYLSGNDYGQMLIAMACGLQNSMVATYHGAVVRTTHLTGVTSDLGATVGHWLVGRKVSLAKVVLQSALWWGFFGGGFVAVWLYAKYGYWSMLLPITIIFLSAISYVHMEKWFRRSERMIKFMMIKRKRKR
- a CDS encoding nuclease-related domain-containing protein, translated to MDILPIFINSLKPLLWFLPIFFIIAFLKSPLFKGWFGEKLVNIKSNSTLPTDIYHDFHDVLIQDEFGITQIDHIYISKFGIFVVETKNYQGWIFGKVHDKKWVQNIYGKKQFFQNPLHQNYRHIKALEKTLNLTNDYFHSVIVFAGNCELKNSFPDNICYLSNFTDYILSIKEPILRQDEIERLIHLLNMKRLENNKTNKKEHIKHLRQTH
- the vapC gene encoding tRNA(fMet)-specific endonuclease VapC gives rise to the protein MTYMLDTNICIYAMKNKPQIVRERFNLHQYELCISSVTLMELAVGAEKSMSREKSFHALEVFADTLTVLDYDVRASFQTANIKATLEKQGTPIGAYDVMIAGHARSLGLVVVTNNEREFNRVDGLRVENWLK
- a CDS encoding type II toxin-antitoxin system VapC family toxin, with amino-acid sequence MKTISIDTNILARYFLGDDIDQQEMALQLLSNYQCFVPITVILELAWVLQSYDKSKLSVIESILILSKLPTIILEHKQAVISAMRWAIEGMDIADAIHLAIAKQYDYLPLSSFDKRFINKSKSIDNAPICQTVKSLIEQ
- the vapB gene encoding type II toxin-antitoxin system VapB family antitoxin produces the protein MTVASIFKTNQTQAVRLPKVVAFPDNIKHVDVKVVGNTRILSPAGSAWDYFFDHVDVPDDFMSEREQPMPQEREELFP
- a CDS encoding ScpA family protein, whose translation is MTDTAQPDTPIRIFDTPVSSLPDDLYIPPQAFAIWLEQFAGPLDFLLYLVKKNNFDLTETAILPITEQYLTYIKELDDTYFELAGDYLLMASTLIAIKSELLLPQPEIIGEELSPKARLIRRLEEYAQIKEASRRLDSLIRLERDVFLAFASLPSSEAMKAELPSYSPQILINSLITMQIKPDYQMHHIKTDPVPLPERIAKISLMLSQQGSGTFAELLDETQGRVGVVVSFVAVLELLKRGLIGFADGDDALLKSEINVDIAQSFQLEVMDAPTSKKGKQKDPLFNINNTGFDLSEQTLYWLH
- the scpB gene encoding SMC-Scp complex subunit ScpB; amino-acid sequence: MQNNQPLSTLTPNSDSDKIADDIKDTHATATALSRYIEVLLHASESPLTADDLKKHLMISQDEFDVALAVLEERLSHSVLTLAKTASGYRLQIKDSYSRIIHQVFPERQETLSQALLETLSVIAYKQPVTRSDIEHIRGVSVSSHILRQLFDKGWIMEKGHKDVLGRPALLHTTKAFLDAFGLTDLKELPELPDLENFKVDG